The genomic stretch TTAAGTTTGGAGACAATATCGACACCGATGCCATTATCCCGGCGCGTTATCTGAACACCTCAGACCCAGATGAGCTGGCCAAACACTGCATGGAGGATGCCGACCCCGAGTTTGCCCAGAAGGTCAGGCCGGGGGATATCATTGTTGCTGGGGCCAACTTTGGCTGCGGCTCCTCCAGAGAGCATGCCCCTATCGCCATCAAGGCCGCCGGAGTCTCCTGTGTCATCGCCAAAAGTTTCGCCCGGATCTTCTACCGCAACGCCTTTAACATGGGGCTTCCTATTTTTGAGAGCCAGGAGGCGGCCGAGGAAATCAAAACCGGCGATGAGATCGAGGTGAATGCTGAAACAGGGGAGATTCACAATCTGACCACTGGCAAGACCTACCGCTGCCAGCCGATTCCCGAATTTATGCGCAACCTGTTAAAAGAGGGCGGCTTGATCCCATACATCATGAAGAAGTATCAGGACAAAGCGGCCACCAGCCCTTGATTGACAAGGACTGAAGAGGTGGTTAATTAAAAGCACACTTAACGAGGGCACGTAGCTCAGTAGGACAGAGCGTTGGCCTCCGGAGCCAGAGGTCGTGGGTTCGAATCCCGCCGTGCCCTCCATTCAGCCCTTAGACCTTCCTTAGACCAGTCTGATTTAAACCCGGCCGCCCCTCAGGGGAAGAAAAAATTATCTGGGTTCTTTAATTTTACATAATATATCTTATCAGACGTTTTATGCTGGGGGAGTCGCGAATGCTTGCCCTCTGGGCCATTGACGGCTATCTTCGGTCAAGAACACCGGGAAGTACCGAGAGATCATGTCAGAGTGTGATTGCTGCCTGGGACCAAGCGGAGAGATTATAGATCTCCTCACAGGAGAACCGGTTCCCGACCTTGATCGGGAAAGGATCAAGCAGAAGATCCTCAAATTTCTCCTTGAACAAAAGGGCTATCGCAAAGAAGACTTCCTCCCCAACGTGGACCTTGATGTTCGGGCCGGCGACAAGATCCTTACCGCCCGCCTGGATCTGGTGGTCCAAATAGACGGCCGACCGGCAATGATTATCCGTTGCGCTCCCGGATCCGTAGTCAGCCGAGAACGCGGAACCATTGCCGCCGCCAGGCTTCTCAAAAAGGAGTACATCATCCCGGTGGCTATTCAGGCCTCGGCCCAGGAGGCAGCCATCCTGGACCCAATCAACAAAAAGGCCGTGGCCTACGGCTGGGAGCACATTCCCTCAAGAGAAGAGCTCACCTCTCTCCTTAAAGGCTGGACTCCTACCGCCCTTCCCCCAGGCCGCCGCCCACAAGAAGAACGAATCCTTTTCGCCTACGATGCCCACACCTGACCAGGCACCTGTCCGGTGCGGCCCGCACCGAAAGAAGAGCAGCCTGCAACCTAAAATAAAGTTTAAAAATCAAGCACAACTATTCATTTTAGCGAAAACATTTTCATGAACATATCTGCCCAGATCCCTTGGATCTCTTTTCGTTGACACCGGCAGTCTTTGAAAGCTATCATCCCGGCAATCTAAAAATTTTCTATAAGGAGGGATTCCATGAAGAGATTCTTCTCGCTTGCCTTGCTCCTGGCCTGGCTGGCCGGTGTCGGCTCGGCCCTGGCGACCCAGGCCTACCGAATAGGTGCTGTCTTCTCCATCACCGGCCCGACCTCCTTTATCGGGGAGCCAGAGCGCAATACCCTAGAGATGATGGTTGAGGAAATCAACAAGGCCGGCGGGATAAATGGTCACCCCCTGGAGGCCATCATATATGATACCGAAGGTGATGAAACCAACGCCGTCAAAAAGGTCCAGCGGCTTATTTCCAGGGACCGGGTTCTGGCCATTATCGGCCCCAGCCGTACAGGAACTACCATGGCCGTGATCCCCTTTGTGGAACGTTATCGAGTCCCTCTGATCTCCTGCGCCGCTGGCGTTAAGATTACCGAGCCGGTAAAGCCCTGGGTTTTTAAGACCCCTCAGACCGATCGCATGGCCGTAAAGCGCATCTATGGCCACCTGAAGAAAAAGGGCCTTAAGCGCGTGGCCATCATCACTGCCTCCACCGGTTTTGGTCAAAGCGGCCGAGAGGAGCTGAAGAGATTGGCCCCCGAGTTCGGCATCGAGCTGGTGGCCGACGAGATCTTCGGCCC from Thermosulfuriphilus ammonigenes encodes the following:
- the leuD gene encoding 3-isopropylmalate dehydratase small subunit, with translation MKFRGRVFKFGDNIDTDAIIPARYLNTSDPDELAKHCMEDADPEFAQKVRPGDIIVAGANFGCGSSREHAPIAIKAAGVSCVIAKSFARIFYRNAFNMGLPIFESQEAAEEIKTGDEIEVNAETGEIHNLTTGKTYRCQPIPEFMRNLLKEGGLIPYIMKKYQDKAATSP
- a CDS encoding type I restriction enzyme HsdR N-terminal domain-containing protein, with protein sequence MSECDCCLGPSGEIIDLLTGEPVPDLDRERIKQKILKFLLEQKGYRKEDFLPNVDLDVRAGDKILTARLDLVVQIDGRPAMIIRCAPGSVVSRERGTIAAARLLKKEYIIPVAIQASAQEAAILDPINKKAVAYGWEHIPSREELTSLLKGWTPTALPPGRRPQEERILFAYDAHT
- a CDS encoding ABC transporter substrate-binding protein produces the protein MKRFFSLALLLAWLAGVGSALATQAYRIGAVFSITGPTSFIGEPERNTLEMMVEEINKAGGINGHPLEAIIYDTEGDETNAVKKVQRLISRDRVLAIIGPSRTGTTMAVIPFVERYRVPLISCAAGVKITEPVKPWVFKTPQTDRMAVKRIYGHLKKKGLKRVAIITASTGFGQSGREELKRLAPEFGIELVADEIFGPKDVDMTPQLTRIRGLKPQAVICWGTNPGPAIVAKNMRQLGFNVPLYMSHGVASKKFIQLAGPAAEGIILPAGKILVADKLPDSDPQKAILLEYIAKYKARYGQEPSAFGGHAYDALGLLVRALKEAGADRAKIRQALENIKGFVGIHGIFNMSPQDHNGLDEKEAFVMVVIKNGNWELLKD